One Chryseobacterium indoltheticum DNA segment encodes these proteins:
- a CDS encoding LpxL/LpxP family acyltransferase — MNKWKGKSKGTILGYRIFVWCIRNIGIRSSYFVLYFVAFYYFLFEKNSNKYYRYYFQKRLNYGFWKTKISLFKSYFTFGTILIDKTAISAGLRDKYTYEFDGIENLRNLLAEKKGGVLISAHIGNFEIAEHFFAEIDFDCQINLVTTDQEVTVIKEYLESVSVKQSNIKFIYVKDDMSHIFDINEALSKNELICFTGDRYFEGSKFLAADLLGKSAKFPAGPFMIASRLGVPVVYVYVMKEKNLHYHLFARVAENVKKRDAQGLLHSYTKNLESMIQKYPLQWFNYFDFWDDID; from the coding sequence ATGAACAAGTGGAAAGGCAAATCTAAAGGCACCATCTTAGGATATAGAATATTCGTCTGGTGCATTAGAAATATCGGGATCCGAAGTTCATATTTTGTGCTCTACTTTGTTGCTTTTTACTATTTTTTATTCGAAAAAAATAGCAACAAATATTATCGATATTATTTTCAGAAAAGACTCAATTACGGTTTTTGGAAGACAAAAATCTCCTTGTTTAAAAGTTATTTTACTTTCGGAACGATTTTAATTGATAAGACTGCTATTTCAGCAGGTTTAAGAGATAAATACACCTACGAATTCGACGGAATAGAAAATCTCAGAAATCTTTTAGCCGAAAAAAAAGGTGGCGTTCTGATCAGCGCCCACATCGGAAATTTTGAAATTGCAGAGCATTTTTTTGCTGAAATTGACTTCGATTGTCAGATTAATTTAGTGACAACAGATCAGGAAGTTACAGTCATTAAAGAATATCTCGAAAGCGTTTCTGTGAAACAGAGCAACATAAAATTTATCTATGTAAAAGACGATATGTCGCATATTTTCGACATTAATGAAGCATTGTCAAAAAATGAATTAATCTGTTTTACGGGTGACCGTTATTTTGAAGGCTCTAAATTCCTCGCAGCAGATTTGCTTGGGAAAAGTGCAAAATTTCCGGCAGGGCCTTTCATGATTGCTTCCAGATTGGGCGTTCCGGTGGTCTATGTTTATGTGATGAAAGAAAAAAATCTTCATTATCATTTGTTTGCACGAGTCGCTGAAAACGTTAAAAAGCGTGATGCACAGGGACTTTTACACTCATATACCAAAAATCTTGAATCGATGATTCAAAAATATCCGCTTCAATGGTTCAACTATTTCGATTTTTGGGACGATATTGATTAG
- a CDS encoding acyl carrier protein, whose product MEREKIVAIANDFLINEFEVDGDEISNDAHFKKTLGLDSLDYIDLVVVIESNFGIKLGEADFKDIITFNDFYSAIENKIAQKNA is encoded by the coding sequence ATGGAAAGAGAAAAAATTGTTGCCATTGCTAATGATTTTTTAATCAATGAGTTTGAGGTAGATGGTGACGAGATCAGCAATGATGCCCATTTCAAGAAGACTCTGGGCTTAGACAGTTTAGATTATATAGATTTGGTCGTGGTGATCGAGTCTAATTTTGGAATAAAACTAGGTGAAGCAGACTTTAAAGACATCATCACTTTTAATGATTTCTATTCGGCAATAGAAAACAAAATCGCTCAAAAAAACGCATAA
- a CDS encoding beta-ketoacyl-[acyl-carrier-protein] synthase family protein, with translation MENRVVITGMGIYSCIGTSLEEVKESLYQGKSGIVLVDERKEFGFRSGLTGVVPKPDLKNLLSRRQRVSMGEESEYAYIATLDALKQANIDQNFLDQNEVGILYGNDSVSQAVVESIDIAREKKDTTLMGSGAIFKSMNSTVTMNLSTIFKLRGINLTISAACASGSHSLGLAYMMIKNGFQEMIVCGGAQETNKYSMASFDGLGVFSVRENEPTKASRPFDAERDGLIPSGGAATLIVESLESAQKRGATILGEIVGYGFSSNGGHISTPNIDGPALAMNRALKQSGLEVKDIDYINAHATSTPIGDANEAKAIHEIFGSEVPVSSTKSMTGHECWMAGASEVIYSILMMQNDFVAPNINLENPDEDAQKINLISETKNQKIDVFLSNSFGFGGTNSALIVKKFE, from the coding sequence ATGGAAAATAGGGTAGTCATTACCGGAATGGGAATTTATTCTTGCATCGGAACTTCTTTGGAAGAAGTGAAAGAATCCCTGTATCAAGGAAAATCGGGAATTGTTTTAGTAGATGAAAGAAAAGAATTTGGTTTCAGATCGGGTCTTACGGGAGTTGTTCCCAAACCTGATTTGAAAAATCTTCTCAGTAGACGTCAGCGTGTAAGCATGGGCGAGGAAAGCGAATATGCTTACATTGCAACATTAGATGCTCTTAAACAAGCCAATATCGACCAGAATTTTCTAGATCAAAACGAAGTCGGAATTTTATACGGAAACGACAGTGTTTCTCAGGCGGTTGTAGAGTCTATTGACATTGCAAGAGAAAAAAAAGATACCACTTTGATGGGTTCAGGAGCGATTTTCAAATCGATGAACTCAACAGTGACGATGAACCTTTCTACTATTTTTAAATTAAGAGGAATCAATTTAACCATCAGTGCGGCTTGTGCAAGCGGTTCTCATTCTTTGGGATTGGCTTATATGATGATTAAAAATGGTTTTCAGGAGATGATTGTTTGCGGTGGAGCGCAGGAAACCAACAAATATTCAATGGCAAGTTTTGATGGTTTGGGTGTTTTTTCGGTACGAGAAAACGAGCCTACAAAAGCATCAAGACCTTTCGATGCCGAAAGAGATGGTTTAATTCCGAGTGGTGGAGCGGCAACTTTAATTGTAGAAAGCCTTGAATCGGCCCAGAAAAGAGGAGCAACTATTTTAGGCGAAATCGTCGGTTATGGTTTTTCATCAAACGGCGGACATATTTCTACGCCCAATATTGATGGCCCGGCTTTAGCGATGAATCGAGCTTTAAAACAATCAGGTTTAGAAGTAAAAGATATCGATTATATCAACGCTCATGCGACTTCAACGCCAATTGGTGATGCAAACGAAGCAAAAGCAATTCACGAAATTTTTGGTAGCGAAGTCCCGGTAAGTTCTACAAAATCAATGACCGGTCACGAATGTTGGATGGCAGGTGCAAGTGAAGTAATTTACTCAATTTTAATGATGCAGAACGATTTCGTAGCTCCCAACATCAATTTAGAAAATCCCGATGAAGATGCTCAAAAGATAAATCTAATCTCCGAAACTAAAAATCAAAAAATTGACGTATTTTTGTCGAATTCTTTCGGATTTGGGGGAACCAATTCCGCATTAATAGTTAAAAAATTTGAATAA
- the fabG gene encoding 3-oxoacyl-ACP reductase FabG yields MKCAIITGGSRGIGRAICIKLAEEKNYHILINYTSNEAAAKETLAKVEELGSTGEILKFDVGNAEETLKVLGEWQENNPSSVVEVIVNNAGITRDGLFMWMSSEDWNSVINTSLNGFYNVTNFFIQKLLRNKYGRIINMVSVSGVKGTAGQTNYSAAKGALVGATKALAQEVAKRNITVNAVAPGFIKTDMTQDFNEDELKAMIPANRFGEAEEVADLVAFLASKKSSYITGEIININGGIYS; encoded by the coding sequence ATGAAATGTGCAATCATAACAGGCGGTTCTCGAGGAATTGGAAGAGCAATCTGTATAAAACTGGCTGAAGAAAAAAACTATCACATATTAATTAATTATACTTCAAATGAAGCTGCAGCAAAGGAAACTTTAGCTAAAGTGGAAGAATTGGGTTCAACCGGAGAAATTCTTAAATTCGATGTAGGAAATGCTGAAGAGACTTTAAAGGTTTTGGGAGAATGGCAGGAAAATAATCCAAGTTCAGTGGTTGAGGTCATTGTAAACAACGCGGGAATCACAAGAGACGGATTATTCATGTGGATGTCAAGTGAAGATTGGAATTCTGTGATTAATACGAGTTTAAATGGTTTCTATAATGTGACAAATTTCTTCATTCAGAAATTATTGCGAAACAAATACGGCAGAATTATCAATATGGTTTCAGTTTCCGGAGTGAAAGGAACGGCGGGACAAACCAATTATTCTGCAGCAAAAGGAGCTTTAGTCGGAGCAACAAAAGCTTTGGCTCAGGAAGTAGCTAAAAGAAATATTACGGTAAATGCTGTAGCACCAGGTTTCATTAAAACCGATATGACGCAGGATTTCAACGAAGATGAATTGAAAGCAATGATTCCTGCCAACAGATTTGGTGAAGCAGAAGAAGTGGCAGATTTGGTTGCCTTTTTAGCATCAAAAAAATCTTCGTACATCACAGGAGAAATTATTAATATTAACGGAGGAATTTACTCGTAA
- a CDS encoding HAL/PAL/TAL family ammonia-lyase — protein MKINNFLELRDFQRIIVENESIELDPSLLQRVNESFSFLKEFSKNKVIYGVNTGFGPMAQFKISDEDTHQLQYNLIRSHSSGIGNPLPADEVKACMLARLNTLSRGNSGVHESVVKLLKELINRNITPLIFEHGGVGASGDLVQLAHLALVLIGEGEVFYKGERRSTKEIFEIENLEPIQVEIREGLALMNGTSVMSGIGMVNAYKANQLTEISLKLSCAINEIVQAYDDHFSEVLNATKLHAGQQKIAEKMRAHLSDSKLIRKRADHLYTHFEEQEKVFKEKVQEYYSLRCIPQILGPVLDTLEYTEKVLENEINSANDNPIINVADQHVYHGGNFHGDYISLEMDKLKIVVTKLTMLAERQLNYLLNSKINEILPPFVNLGKLGFNFGMQGVQFTATSTTAESQMLSNPMYVHSIPNNNDNQDIVSMGTNAAVICRKVIENAFEVLAIEAITVIQAIEYLGYQDKVSSETKALYDDIRKIIPIFSNDMVMYPYLEEVKKYLKTT, from the coding sequence ATGAAAATAAATAACTTTTTAGAACTGAGAGATTTTCAAAGAATTATTGTTGAAAACGAAAGCATAGAATTGGATCCTTCACTTCTCCAAAGGGTGAATGAAAGTTTTTCTTTTCTTAAAGAATTTTCGAAAAATAAAGTAATTTACGGAGTGAATACCGGTTTTGGACCGATGGCTCAGTTCAAAATAAGCGATGAAGATACGCACCAGTTACAGTATAATTTAATAAGAAGCCACTCTTCGGGTATTGGAAATCCACTTCCTGCTGACGAAGTGAAAGCCTGTATGTTGGCAAGATTGAACACTTTGTCTCGTGGAAATTCGGGAGTACATGAATCTGTTGTTAAGTTGCTTAAAGAATTAATTAACAGAAATATTACACCACTTATTTTCGAGCACGGTGGCGTAGGAGCAAGCGGAGATTTGGTGCAATTGGCCCATTTAGCTTTAGTTCTGATTGGGGAAGGCGAAGTTTTCTATAAAGGCGAAAGAAGATCAACAAAAGAAATTTTTGAAATTGAAAATTTAGAACCTATTCAGGTAGAGATTCGAGAAGGTTTAGCGTTAATGAACGGAACCTCTGTGATGTCCGGGATAGGTATGGTTAATGCTTATAAAGCCAATCAGCTTACTGAAATTTCATTGAAATTATCGTGTGCAATCAACGAAATCGTTCAGGCGTACGACGATCATTTTTCGGAAGTGTTAAATGCAACGAAACTTCATGCTGGGCAACAGAAAATCGCTGAAAAAATGCGTGCTCATTTGTCTGACAGTAAATTAATAAGAAAAAGAGCCGATCATTTGTACACTCATTTTGAGGAGCAGGAAAAGGTTTTTAAAGAAAAAGTGCAGGAATATTATTCGTTAAGATGTATTCCGCAAATTTTAGGGCCTGTTCTCGATACGTTGGAATACACTGAAAAGGTTTTGGAAAACGAAATCAACTCAGCAAACGATAACCCAATCATCAACGTGGCAGACCAACATGTTTACCACGGTGGAAACTTCCATGGAGATTATATTTCGTTAGAAATGGATAAGCTTAAAATTGTGGTAACGAAGTTGACCATGTTGGCTGAAAGACAATTGAATTATCTTTTAAATTCAAAAATCAATGAAATTTTACCTCCATTTGTGAATTTGGGTAAATTAGGTTTCAATTTCGGGATGCAAGGTGTTCAGTTTACGGCAACTTCTACAACAGCAGAAAGTCAAATGTTATCAAACCCGATGTACGTTCACAGTATTCCTAATAATAATGATAATCAGGATATTGTAAGTATGGGAACCAATGCAGCCGTGATCTGCAGAAAAGTAATCGAAAATGCCTTTGAGGTTTTGGCGATTGAAGCCATTACTGTGATTCAGGCGATAGAATACCTTGGGTACCAAGATAAAGTTTCATCTGAAACCAAAGCATTATATGATGATATCAGAAAGATTATTCCGATATTTTCGAATGACATGGTCATGTATCCTTATTTGGAGGAAGTGAAAAAATATTTAAAGACAACGTAA
- a CDS encoding NAD(P)/FAD-dependent oxidoreductase yields the protein MDKEIVDVLVIGAGPSGCVSSAYLKKNNINVKVVEKTKFPRLVVGESLIPRVMDHFDEAGLFSALDKMGFEKKLGARFMRGNEVCIFDFSNKFGEGWDWTWQVPRADFDNTLAQEVINKGVDLEFETEVIGIEFNGTDSVTTVKDKDGKTKEIHAKFVIDSSGYGRVLPRLLDLEKPSKLSPHSAIFAHVEDINREEGEEGTLISFDIIETEVWLWVIPFSNGNTSIGIVGPTEYIEKLSENGDPTEALRKAISLSDYYVKRFGDVEFLFEPRHLKDYSCSVKKLYGDGFALTGNASEFLDPVFSSGMAFATEGGMTAAKLAIRQLNGEKVDWQTEFADYILYGVNVFTTYVKEWYTGNLQELFFHQPENPDVKRKICAVLAGYVWDKKNTFVRIHNTAVVNLANFIKAEKEQA from the coding sequence ATGGACAAAGAAATTGTTGATGTTTTAGTAATTGGAGCTGGGCCTTCCGGATGCGTATCTTCTGCTTATCTGAAGAAGAATAACATCAACGTGAAAGTTGTTGAAAAAACAAAATTCCCCAGACTTGTCGTTGGCGAAAGCCTTATTCCCAGAGTGATGGATCATTTTGACGAGGCCGGATTGTTTTCTGCATTAGATAAAATGGGCTTTGAAAAGAAACTCGGCGCACGTTTTATGCGGGGAAATGAGGTCTGTATTTTTGATTTCAGCAACAAATTCGGAGAAGGATGGGACTGGACCTGGCAAGTTCCAAGAGCTGATTTCGACAATACTTTAGCTCAGGAAGTTATCAATAAAGGCGTTGACCTTGAATTTGAAACTGAAGTGATCGGAATTGAATTTAACGGTACCGATTCTGTTACCACCGTTAAAGACAAAGACGGAAAAACAAAAGAGATCCATGCAAAATTTGTAATTGATTCAAGCGGCTACGGAAGAGTTTTACCGAGACTTTTAGATTTAGAAAAGCCATCAAAATTATCTCCGCATTCTGCTATTTTTGCCCATGTAGAAGATATTAACAGAGAAGAGGGTGAAGAGGGAACTTTAATTTCTTTTGATATTATAGAAACCGAAGTCTGGCTTTGGGTCATCCCTTTTTCTAACGGAAATACAAGTATCGGAATCGTCGGCCCGACCGAATATATCGAGAAATTATCTGAAAACGGAGATCCTACAGAAGCTTTGAGAAAAGCAATTTCTCTTTCTGATTATTACGTGAAACGTTTTGGAGATGTAGAATTTCTTTTTGAACCAAGGCATTTAAAAGATTATTCCTGCTCGGTTAAAAAATTATACGGTGACGGATTTGCCTTAACGGGAAATGCTTCAGAATTTCTTGATCCTGTTTTCTCATCAGGAATGGCATTTGCAACCGAGGGCGGAATGACTGCCGCAAAGCTGGCAATAAGACAATTAAACGGCGAAAAAGTCGACTGGCAGACAGAATTTGCAGATTATATTCTATACGGAGTCAACGTTTTTACAACCTACGTGAAAGAATGGTACACCGGAAATCTTCAGGAATTATTTTTCCATCAGCCGGAAAATCCTGATGTTAAAAGAAAAATTTGCGCTGTTTTGGCAGGTTATGTCTGGGACAAAAAAAATACATTCGTGCGAATACACAATACCGCAGTCGTAAACCTTGCTAATTTCATTAAAGCAGAAAAAGAACAAGCATAA
- a CDS encoding phenylacetate--CoA ligase family protein: MELFPLIEKSSIEDIKKFQEEKLQELLQYLESNSPFYQQLFKENNIQITDIQTLEDLQKIPTTSKNDIQENNDDFFCIPQNKIVDYSTTSGTLGDPVTFGLSDADLERLAYNEAISFACAGIQKGDVVQMITTIDKRFMAGLAYFLGLRKMGASVVRMGPGIPELQWDSIFRYQPKYLITVPSFLLKMIDYAEKHGIDYKNSSVYGAVCIGESIKNQDFTDNILSQKIKEKWNIQLYSTYASTEMSTAFTECEHQIGGHQHPELIITEILDDEGNAVKDGESGELTITTLGVEALPLLRFKTGDLVKAHNEPCKCGRNTMRLGPVVGRKQQMIKYKGTTLYPPAMNDILNDFEGILCYQIVIQSNEIGLDEIIIKLSTEREDESFEGEVRDHFRAKLRVSPKIEMVNFDILSKTVFNPNSRKPITFIDLR, encoded by the coding sequence TTGGAACTCTTCCCACTTATCGAGAAATCAAGCATTGAGGACATTAAAAAGTTTCAGGAAGAAAAACTTCAGGAACTTTTACAATATCTTGAAAGCAATTCGCCTTTTTATCAGCAATTATTTAAGGAAAATAATATCCAGATAACGGATATTCAGACTTTGGAAGATTTGCAGAAAATTCCAACAACTTCCAAGAACGATATTCAAGAAAATAATGACGATTTTTTCTGTATTCCACAAAATAAAATTGTTGATTACAGCACGACTTCCGGAACTTTAGGTGATCCTGTAACTTTCGGTTTGTCTGATGCCGATCTTGAAAGATTAGCTTACAATGAAGCGATTTCTTTCGCTTGTGCAGGAATTCAGAAAGGGGATGTTGTACAGATGATTACAACGATCGATAAAAGATTTATGGCTGGGCTTGCTTATTTTTTAGGTTTAAGAAAAATGGGCGCAAGTGTTGTTAGAATGGGACCTGGAATTCCCGAACTTCAATGGGATTCTATTTTCAGGTATCAACCGAAATATTTGATTACTGTTCCTTCTTTTCTTTTAAAAATGATTGATTACGCTGAAAAGCATGGAATTGATTATAAAAATTCAAGCGTTTACGGCGCTGTTTGCATTGGTGAAAGCATCAAAAACCAAGACTTTACAGATAATATTCTTTCGCAGAAAATTAAAGAGAAATGGAATATTCAATTATATTCCACTTATGCTTCTACCGAAATGAGCACTGCATTTACTGAATGTGAACATCAAATTGGTGGTCATCAACATCCGGAATTAATTATAACAGAAATTCTCGACGACGAAGGAAATGCAGTAAAAGATGGAGAAAGCGGTGAATTAACAATTACAACTTTAGGTGTTGAAGCGCTTCCTTTATTGAGATTTAAAACGGGAGATTTAGTTAAAGCTCATAATGAGCCGTGTAAATGTGGTAGAAATACGATGAGATTAGGACCTGTTGTAGGTCGTAAGCAACAAATGATTAAATATAAAGGAACAACTTTGTATCCGCCTGCAATGAATGATATTCTGAATGATTTTGAAGGAATTTTATGTTATCAGATTGTGATTCAGTCCAATGAGATCGGTTTAGATGAAATTATCATTAAACTAAGCACAGAAAGAGAAGACGAAAGTTTTGAAGGAGAAGTGAGAGACCATTTCAGGGCGAAGCTTCGTGTTAGTCCGAAAATTGAAATGGTGAATTTTGATATTTTGTCTAAAACAGTTTTCAACCCAAACAGTAGAAAACCGATTACGTTTATTGATTTAAGATAA
- the ileS gene encoding isoleucine--tRNA ligase, whose translation MSQFKEYKNLNLIDVAENVSEFWKANDTFAKSVETRQGNPEFVFYEGPPSANGMPGIHHVMARALKDIFCRYQTQNGKQVFRKAGWDTHGLPVELGVEKELGITKEDIGKKISIEDYNKACREAVMRYTDVWNHLTEKIGYWVDLEDPYITYKSKYMETVWWLLKQLYSKELLYKGYTIQPYSPKAGTGLSSHELNQPGTYRDVTDTTIVAQFKVKKDSSELFNDVDGDVNVLAWTTTPWTLPSNTALAVGRDIEYVVVKTFNQYTFESVTVVLARLLLEKNFGKKFVEGTDVDLANYTSDSKTIPFKIVKEFTGEKLAGTQYEQLIPWFTPDETPEKAFKVIIGDFVTTEDGTGIVHIAPTFGADDARVAKENGIPPMLVKDENDNLVPLVDLQGKFIKGDNVPETFSGKYIKNEYYNEGTAPEKSWDVELAIVLKTENKAFKVEKYVHSYPHCWRTDKPVLYYPLDSWFVKMTAVKDRLVELNETINWKPKSTGEGRFANWLENVNDWNLSRSRYWGIPLPIWRTDPSTGSGQAEEKIIGSVEELYNEIEKSVAAGLMKENPFKGFEIGNMSEENYSLVDLHKNVVDKVVLVSDSGKAMNRESDLIDVWFDSGAMPYAQLHYPFENKELIDNNKAFPADFIAEGVDQTRGWFYTLHAIGTAVFDAVAYKNVMSNGLVLDKNGQKMSKRLGNAVDPFETLAVYGPDATRWYMISNANPWENLKFDIEGIDEVRRKFFGTLYNTYSFFALYANVDGFNYSEKDVQNRPEIDRWILSELNLLIKEVKAFYEDYEPTRVARSISNFVNDNLSNWYVRLCRRRFWKGDYSDDKISAYQTLYTCLETVAKLSAPIAPFFMDQLYQDLNKVTGKDGVESVHLTDFPVADESLIDQDLVEKTHLAQNITSMVFSLRKKENVKVRQPLQKVLIPVLDKKTEEQILAVAELIKQEVNVKELQLINAEEASHLIVKQIKPNFKTLGSRLGKDMKVVGSEITNLSAEQISSLEKEGKIDIQGYEITLNDVEISTKDIPGWTVTSDGKTTVALDLKMTDELKSEGIAREFINRIQNLRKEKDFELTDRISIVLEENTPFLQQIKQNEEYISSEVLSNKIEIVSSLSNFNEIDIDEIKFKVNVEKN comes from the coding sequence ATGAGCCAATTTAAAGAATATAAAAACCTCAACCTTATAGATGTAGCCGAGAATGTTTCGGAATTCTGGAAAGCAAACGACACTTTTGCAAAAAGTGTAGAAACACGTCAGGGAAATCCTGAGTTTGTGTTTTACGAAGGTCCGCCTTCAGCCAACGGAATGCCCGGAATTCACCACGTTATGGCAAGAGCGTTGAAAGATATTTTCTGTCGTTACCAAACGCAAAACGGGAAACAGGTTTTCCGTAAAGCGGGTTGGGACACGCACGGACTTCCTGTGGAATTAGGAGTTGAAAAAGAACTCGGAATCACTAAAGAAGATATTGGCAAAAAAATTTCGATTGAAGATTACAACAAAGCTTGTCGTGAAGCAGTAATGCGTTATACTGATGTTTGGAATCACCTTACCGAAAAAATCGGGTATTGGGTAGATCTTGAAGATCCGTATATCACATACAAGTCAAAATATATGGAAACGGTTTGGTGGTTGTTGAAGCAATTGTACAGCAAAGAATTGCTATATAAAGGTTACACCATTCAGCCTTACTCTCCAAAAGCAGGAACCGGACTTTCTTCTCACGAATTAAATCAGCCTGGAACGTATCGTGATGTTACCGATACAACAATCGTTGCTCAGTTTAAAGTTAAAAAAGATTCTTCCGAATTATTCAACGATGTTGACGGAGATGTAAACGTTTTAGCATGGACGACAACTCCTTGGACTTTACCTTCAAACACAGCTTTGGCGGTGGGAAGAGATATTGAATATGTTGTTGTAAAAACTTTCAACCAATATACTTTTGAGTCTGTAACTGTTGTTTTAGCCAGACTTTTATTAGAAAAGAATTTCGGTAAAAAATTCGTGGAAGGAACTGATGTAGATTTGGCAAACTATACTTCAGACAGCAAAACAATTCCATTTAAAATTGTAAAAGAATTTACCGGAGAAAAATTAGCCGGAACTCAATACGAACAGTTAATTCCTTGGTTTACGCCGGATGAAACTCCTGAAAAAGCGTTCAAAGTAATCATCGGAGATTTTGTAACGACGGAAGACGGTACAGGTATCGTACACATTGCTCCTACTTTTGGTGCGGATGATGCGAGAGTTGCGAAAGAAAACGGAATTCCGCCAATGTTGGTGAAAGATGAGAATGATAATTTGGTTCCGTTGGTTGATTTGCAAGGTAAATTTATCAAAGGAGATAATGTTCCGGAAACTTTCTCAGGAAAATACATCAAAAACGAATATTACAACGAAGGAACTGCACCAGAGAAATCTTGGGATGTAGAACTGGCCATTGTTTTAAAAACAGAAAACAAAGCTTTTAAAGTTGAAAAATATGTTCACAGCTACCCTCATTGCTGGAGAACCGACAAACCTGTTTTATATTATCCGTTAGATTCTTGGTTCGTAAAAATGACGGCTGTAAAAGACCGTTTGGTTGAATTAAATGAAACCATCAACTGGAAACCAAAATCTACAGGAGAAGGCCGTTTTGCCAATTGGTTGGAAAACGTAAACGACTGGAATCTTTCCCGATCAAGATATTGGGGAATTCCTTTACCAATCTGGAGAACAGACCCTTCGACAGGCTCAGGACAAGCAGAAGAAAAAATCATAGGTTCTGTAGAAGAATTATACAACGAAATTGAAAAATCGGTTGCTGCAGGATTAATGAAAGAAAATCCGTTCAAAGGATTTGAAATCGGAAATATGTCTGAAGAAAACTATTCTTTGGTTGATCTGCACAAAAATGTGGTTGACAAAGTAGTTTTAGTTTCAGATTCAGGAAAAGCAATGAATCGTGAAAGCGACCTTATCGACGTTTGGTTCGATTCAGGGGCGATGCCTTATGCGCAGTTGCATTATCCTTTTGAAAATAAAGAATTAATCGATAATAATAAAGCTTTCCCGGCAGATTTCATTGCGGAAGGCGTTGACCAGACTCGTGGTTGGTTTTACACGCTTCATGCAATCGGAACGGCGGTTTTTGACGCAGTTGCTTATAAAAATGTAATGAGTAACGGACTTGTTTTGGATAAAAACGGTCAGAAAATGTCTAAACGTTTAGGAAATGCAGTTGATCCGTTTGAAACGCTTGCAGTTTACGGTCCGGATGCGACACGTTGGTACATGATTTCGAATGCAAATCCTTGGGAAAACCTGAAATTCGACATTGAAGGAATTGATGAAGTGAGAAGAAAATTCTTCGGAACTCTTTACAACACGTATTCATTCTTTGCTCTGTATGCAAACGTTGATGGATTTAATTATTCTGAAAAAGATGTTCAAAATCGACCGGAAATCGACCGTTGGATTTTATCTGAATTGAATCTTTTAATCAAAGAAGTAAAAGCATTCTACGAAGATTATGAGCCAACAAGAGTGGCAAGATCGATCAGCAATTTTGTAAACGACAATTTATCAAACTGGTACGTAAGATTGTGCAGAAGACGTTTCTGGAAAGGAGATTATTCTGATGACAAAATCTCTGCTTACCAAACTTTATATACGTGTCTTGAAACTGTTGCCAAATTATCGGCACCAATCGCTCCGTTCTTTATGGATCAGTTGTATCAGGATTTGAACAAAGTAACAGGAAAAGACGGTGTCGAATCTGTGCATTTAACAGACTTCCCGGTTGCGGATGAAAGTTTAATCGATCAGGATTTGGTTGAAAAAACCCATTTAGCACAAAACATTACAAGTATGGTTTTCTCATTGAGAAAAAAGGAAAACGTAAAAGTTCGTCAACCGTTACAAAAAGTGTTGATTCCTGTATTGGATAAGAAAACTGAAGAGCAGATTTTAGCCGTTGCAGAATTAATTAAACAAGAAGTTAACGTTAAAGAATTACAATTAATCAATGCCGAAGAAGCATCTCATTTAATTGTAAAACAGATCAAACCAAACTTCAAAACTTTAGGTTCAAGACTTGGAAAAGACATGAAAGTTGTTGGTAGTGAAATTACTAATCTTTCTGCTGAGCAAATTTCATCTTTAGAAAAAGAAGGAAAGATAGATATTCAAGGATATGAAATTACATTGAATGATGTAGAAATTTCAACAAAAGATATCCCGGGATGGACGGTGACTTCAGATGGAAAAACAACTGTGGCACTAGATTTGAAGATGACTGATGAATTGAAATCTGAAGGTATCGCAAGAGAATTTATCAACAGGATCCAAAATCTGAGAAAAGAAAAAGATTTTGAATTAACAGACAGAATAAGCATCGTTTTGGAAGAAAACACACCGTTTCTTCAACAAATCAAGCAAAATGAAGAATATATTTCATCTGAGGTCTTGTCAAATAAAATAGAAATTGTATCTTCACTTTCGAATTTTAACGAAATCGATATTGATGAGATTAAATTTAAAGTGAATGTTGAAAAAAATTAA